Genomic window (Acinonyx jubatus isolate Ajub_Pintada_27869175 chromosome B1, VMU_Ajub_asm_v1.0, whole genome shotgun sequence):
CCTGGTCCTGGACAGTCCTCCAGGATCGGCAAGGCCCAATGTCAAAGCATCAGacacagaaaatagaagacatgGCTAATACACTGCCCTGGTGCGGAGTTCCCTCTCAGAGGAAGGCAAAGGGCTCACCAGAACTCAGTATACTTAaggccatgaaaaagaaaatctttgcagCTACCTCATTTCACTCTAGTTTATTGGCAGTAGCACCCACGTGATAATGAGAAAATTCACTATTCAATTTCACTTTCGGCCCAGCATAGGCTCTTAAATCATCAAAGGCAGTGCTTTTGCCATGGCCTGGGCTGCTTTCAGCCCTTTGTTGTCTTTTGTGTCAGACCCCACGTGCTCCCACGCAAGCTTCACTCAATACTGCCAGGTCCTGGGCAGATAGTCCACGTACTTTTCATCCGATGCCGTTGGTGACTGCTCTTCCTCTTCACCTTCCTCCCTACTTTTCTCTCTGGTGGCATCCTCCTCCCCATCgtcctctcttccttctgtatCTTCTACCTTATCTCTGTCCTCTTCCAAGTTTATGTCCTTTACATGCTCCCGAGTGTGTGACTCCACGTGTACTAAAGTCCTCCACTTCTCCATCCTGTGGGCATCAGAGTAATACAGATCATTCAGGAGGAACTGGCAGTTCACTTGTTTCAAATGTGCTCCCACAACAATAGAGCAACTCATGCTTCTTGGCCAGCATGGCAGTGGTGTCAGGACGTGGCTCTGTCAGAGGGCTTCTGGCTTCATCAGAACCATCTTCCTCTGTCCTGGTGCCTGGGGCAGATCATTTGTTCAGTGCTAAGCATCACCCCATCCTCTGTGACCACCTTTTTGACCACATCCGGGGATTCCTGGGTCCTGGCTTCCCCGCATTCCTGCTTGTTATCACTTTCAggctctgcttttttgtttttgtttttttttgacttgcctatgtttttcttctctgacctAAGTCCCTTCAGCTGTCTTGCAAACCAGAGGCTCTTTGTGGTGTCACGGAAGTACAGGCCATCAAATAAGCCACCTCCAgggtttcttcctcttcctgactACAGACACGCCCCAAAAAGGAGTGTCTGTCTGATGATTCACAGCCACCAAAATGCTAAATCTAGCAGTGAGCTGTATTCCCCAAGGGATAATCTGAGTCCACAcctatttgcctttctttttttcttcctgagaatTTAGTGGAACATATTTGAATGTAGGGTGTGTTTGGCCACCTTTATTGACTATTTCCAATAGCCTCCACAGATGATTGTCCTCCCCTGTGGAGTGGAGTCACAGACGTTTGGCAGCCCAATTTGGGTGTGGGCCCTGTACCTCATGGGACAGCTTGCTCCACATGAATGTGTCCGGGCTAAAGGTATGCATATCATAGTGATAGATACAATCCCTTGTACCCTCATGGAAAACACCAAAAAGAATTAACTGTGTCTTCCAGGCTACTATCTGATACCCACTTTGACTTAAGGAACCTCTTATTGGTTTGACTTGCTCTCAGGCCTTGGTTACCAAATGAAGGACCCAACGATCTGTGTAGTGGATAGGGTCAACTCCTCTTTCTCCGGATGATCAGAGAACAACACATTCAATGTTGGTGAAGGTGGGGAACATGTGTTTCTATAGTCTGAGTCTTTGTAGCATCTCGTGTCTGAAAGTGGGCTATCAAAGCTTCAAGGTCTCCTCTTTCCCCAGCTCTTGGacattttcttctccatcttaGTGGCCTTTTCTCCTTCTAATCCATCATGTGGGTCCAAAGCCACACAGGGAGACCTAAGGAAGGAGCTGCATGTGTAGCCCGCCTGGAAGCAGATCTTCACGGGCGCAGTCCtggtgttgcttttttttttaaatgaacgtctttttaaaaaattttttttaatgtttatttatgagagagagacagagagcaagtggggaaggggtgggggggggggagagaaagggagacacagaatctgaagcaggctccaggctctgagctgtcagcacagagcccaacgtggggctcgaactcacaaatcatgagatcatgacctgagccgaagttagatgcttaaccgactgagccacccaggcgcccctagtgatgcatttttaaagacaaactAGAAaatctctccccctgcccctcgcCCCAACCATAAGCATTTAACAGTTTcctatttttcactttgttttggaCTTAAAATTGCCTCCAATGCTCCTCCGTTTGCCTCAGAATATACAAGAGGAAGCAACGTACGTGCTTATGTggctgtgtgtgtacatgtgtgtatatatgtattatccAATGTGCAGTATTTATTCTGTTGTCTGCATAATCTTTATAAATTTCCTCTCTGATGAACTGTGCATTTCTATAGGGTGAGCCTGCCTCTGTCATAACCATTCTGTGCAGTATCCACTAGCAGCATATGTCCCTAATCAAAAAGGCTGGTAACCATGCAGATAGCAGTCTACCTtggatttgaagaataaatgaactCAGACAAGACATTTTAGGTTCAAGATGTTGGATTTTAGGCCAGCATGAATGAACTTAAAACCATGAACTGCACCTTGACAGAAGACCTTTAACTGTGCATAATTACCCTGATAATCCCTGGTTTTTCCTCtgatactttctctctctaatataCATCCTGAAAGCTCTTTGGAAGGAAATCGCTAGGAACCCATTTGCTGGTGGTCACTAAAAGACTGTTGTCAGTCaatacaaattttgtttttcttagaaaataccTAGATGTTCTGGGCTTCCTTGCTGCTGCTCTATTCATCCTTGTGATGactgtcaaatttttttttaactcaatcaCTTCTCCTACTCCACTGGTATTACTTCTGAAATAATCTATTTTGGCTGCTACTGCTGTTGCTATTTATCTCCTAGAAGCCATGAGAATGCTATAAATTgcataatgaaaacaaataattggATTACATTGGAAAGCAAGTGGCTTTTCCCAATAAAGTGCTCTAATTTAATTATTCCATGCTTATCTCCAATTCCTTGTTTCCTGTTCCCATTCACTTTCACCAAATGAATCTGTctttttggtatgtatgtattaacattctgtctccatttttgtGACATCTGAATTTGGTAGCTGAAATATGTGTCTGAGATAAAGCTATTTCAACTCTACCTCATCACTCCAGGCTTAGGGGAGAGTTGTGTCCAACTAGCAATATAGAAGATAAATTGAGTTAGCCCTTCAGCATTATATATATTCATGAGAAAACTTGGCTATTAAAGTACTACACAGTTGTGTGTACAGCCAAAAGATCTCTAGAAGAAACCTTGCTGAGTAAAAAGCTCACGTTCATCTTTCCCCtggctttattgaagtataatcgataaataaaaattgtatacagtgtcatgtgttttttgttttatttttaagtgtttctttattttgagagagagacagagagagagggagagagattgagtgcatgcatgtgagcaggagaggggccgagagggagagggagagagagaatcccaagcaggctctgcactgtcagtgtagagcccaactcggggctggatctcaggaactgtgagatcatgacctgagctgaaaccaagagtcagatgctgcttaaccaactgagccacccatgacaCCACTGTCATGTTTTGACATGCGTATACATTATGAAGTGAtgaccacaatcaagctaattaacatatccatcagcTCACATAGTGAGTGATAAGAGTGTTTAAGATCTAccctcagcaaatttcaagtaccCAGTACAGTAATATTAGCTAAAATCAATAGGCTGCACACTAGACCTCCAGAGCTCACTCATCCTGCGTAACTGAAAGGTAGGGCGCactcattttaatttcaatagATTATATTATTCACAACTTCCAATTTTCAGTTGCTTTTTTCCTATCTTATATTTCATTGATTACCACTCCCCTCACTCCAGTTTCAGGAATAAACTGCTGCCCTGTTGCTTATGTTTTCTAGCTAGATTGTCTGAACTATATCTCAAACTGATTGCCTACCATTTTTTCAAATACACTACCAGGATTAATCCCTAAATGTCTGAGATACCACTCTACCTCATTCTTATCTCTAGAAGTTTAAGCTTCCTAGCCATCCACTGTTATCCATATTCTCATCCCCATTCTGCTCTGTTCatcctttaatttgttttttttttttaagtttatttatttattttgagagagagagacagatgaagagcaagcagggaaggggcagagagaaggagagacagaatcccaagcaggctccgcactgtcaacgcagagcatgatatggggctcaaactcacaaaccatgagatcatgatctgagctgagatcaagagttggaccaactgagctgcccagatgtGCCCATCCTTTAATTTGAATCAATTACCGCCTCACCCGCTCTGTCCTCCCAAACTCTTCTTCCATGCCCTCAGGAACTCATGGTTCATCATTTAGCAGACTCCCTTAGAAACTTGTCCTGGTCTCTGACTGCTCCTTTAAGTTCTCGCCTTGGTTAAAACAGCCTGCTCCTGGGGTTACTGATTCCTGTCAAGCTTTCCACAGAGAAGCCCATATTCCACTAATCACGAACCGAGTGGGAGGTGTTGAGGTGGGTGCGTGCCTAATTGATTGCCCCATGCAACATCTGAAtcatttctattcctttctctatCAAAAACCAATTCACTTTTGAAATTTATCTTGCCAGGCCATTCCTTGGACTGCTTTCTTGTTGCTATCATATTCTAAACCTCCGTGTCATTTAGGACCATTACACCTTACAGTCTTCCTCTCTACCACTGCATCTATTGAACCATCCAACACCCTGAGCATCTCACTTCCTTGACTTTCTCACTTCCAAGGATCATCCCCTATAATTGCACAGCCTCTGAAATCTTGATCTCAAGCATGCTGTATTCTGATAAGCACTCTTACCTTTCCGTGTCACTTCCTGTAGCCTCTCCATTCTAGCTGACAGTTCTTCCAGGTTAGGATCTCTAGTTTATTGACCCACCATTAAGTCATTCAGTTGCAAAATCCCTTTAGTTCCCTCACTCCATAATACTGTCCAGGTGAAAATCCAGCACTGTCTACACCAGactctgccttttctccaaaTAACACTTGAAGGAGAGGTCTTTCCCTTCCTGACTACTGTCGTTTacattctttgccttttttcctattttttcctattcctCCAATATTGTATGCTTTCAAGCTTAGCACTTTCCCAAACTACTCCCAGCTTTCACAACATGCCTTGAGGGGATTGGAATTCAGGTAGGTTGGTTAAAAGTctcttactataattttttttagttttgatttaaattccagttagctcacatacagtgtaatattagtctcaggtgtatagtatagtgattcaacacttccatacaatatccggtgctcatcacgacaggtgcactcctcaatccccatcacctgtttaaactgtcccccagctcccctccttTCTGAGGTGATccccattcttatttttttttaaactaaaacagttgacaattttattttcacatttcacgATACAAAtggaaattgcttttttttttttttgtcccactACTCCCTTGCAAAAACTATTCTCTGTTTGATAGGAAGGGGGAGCAAGTCTTCCTTGTCATGCTGTTAGAAAACACCCAGAGGCACAGCACCATGATCTCCTGGTGAAGAACAAGtaatataaaatggatataaagaGGTTCCTGTCTCTCCTTATCTGTCTGGTCGAGTCATTCCTGGCCGAGTGGGTACCATCATGGGACGGGCGGGAGGTCTCATCATTGGGGGCCCAGGCATCATTGGCATGTGGCCTCCCATAGGCGGCCTCATTCCAGGAGCAGGTCCCACTGGCATCATCCTAGGAGGAGGAGGTCCCATCATTGGCATCATGGGAGGGCCCCCCCATATAGGGTGCTGGCATCATACCAGGGCGAGGAGGACCCGGGAGACTAGGGGGAGGTGGAATCATTGCCcctgcaggaggaggagcagagaatggAGTAGGAGGAATCTTTCCTTGCTGAAATGCAGAAGTTGTTTTGTCGATCAGGCTCTGGGCTTGCTCTTCCATCCATTTCTGATAGTAGTCTTTCACATTCTCTTTGTGTTTCCTACCACTGCAGTGTGTCTTTCTCACAGATGGAGAGTCATGGGTGAGGTATGTGTCGCAGTAGTCACAATAAAACTTAGGCATGTTGCTTTGCAGACCGTTGGCcactccctcccgcccccattcttattttttagttttgatcacttaatttttaaaatcatagtaACACACTGTTTTCTcttactgtaatttaaaaaatcaagtgatTAAAATTATGTCCAAAAAAACCCACGACTCGTGGATAGGGAAAGAATAAGACAAAGTTAAGAAATATTCATGGATGGAATTTATGGGTTGTATTACCTATTCCCAAACGTAGCAGCTGCAGATAACAAAAATGTACTCTCTCACACAATTTCTGAGGGCCAGGAGTCTGGGTGGTTGTGACTCAGCATATCTCAGAGGCTGCATCATCAGGATAGTCTTAACCAGGTGGACTGAAGTTTTGTTACAGAGAATTGGGAGGTAAACACTAGGAGGGAAGTGAAGGAAGATGTGTGGAGAAATCTAATCAGCTTTCCAGGCTCCTCCAGACTCTGTAACTGCACACCAGCGGGAGACCGAAAATCTTGTTTGTTTATGGGGACCCATCTCCAGGATcccttcagcacagagctttcTCTCCATTTAGCATATGCCTACCTCTGAATCATGAAGATCCACAATCCTTTTTCTGTAGTTCTGAAGCCCCAAAGCTCTCAGAtagaaagtttgttttgttttgtttttattgtcctTCTTATTTTATACCAATATTATATCAGCAATATGTATACCAATATCACGTTAGCAGTCAAAAGTAATGGCATATGTATTTTGGTATAAACTAAAGATAACAGAGAGATTAAcgataattttgaaaaaagagagaattataCGATACGATTTTATAAGATTccaaatgtaaaagaaacaataagagaGGAAACACAGTACCATCATAGTTTATTGAAACAGAAGCCCTGCATGAGCATTAGAATTGACCTAATTCAACATCCCctcaaaatagaaagtttttaaatctcatttagtGAGAAACCTGACTTGAACGGACCTGAGGCCGTTCATgtttaaattcatgtttaaatCCCTCTAAATGTGTCTTTCCATACATTTTGCTGCAGAATATTAAGCGTTTGGTTATGTAGGGCCACCCCAGACCTGACTAGGTATATGTGTACCACATCACCTTCCTAAAACTTGAAACATTCCAACACTAATCTATCTGGCCCCAAGTATTTAGGAAAAGGAGGCTGTAAAATCTTATAATGATGTGATTAACCATTATAAATGCTCTCATACATATTGTATCTCTCCTGCTTTACAGAAGATGCAGCCCAGACTCAGGGACTATCTGATTTTCTCTCATCTGTGGTCCCAGTTGCAGGCAGGGCAGACATTAGACTGAGATCATTTGGCTCCAGATTGTTCCACTGTGGCATAAACCCTGTTATACAGTGTTTGTCGCATAGATTATAAACAGGGACTCTGTCTTTTTTCTGCTAAGACTAAGTCCGTGGTTGGCATTGCCCTTAGCATAGTGTTTTAAAAGGTAGAATTTATACcacaattctttaaaaagtctaatTTAAAAGAAGTCACCAGGGGTTTGGGGGATAAATGAATCTCTAGTCCCGTTCCAGATCTGCAATTTGCAGTCTCAtttaccttgggcaagtcacttagttTCTCAGTGCTTTGGTTTGCTTAtctataaaaatgagagaaaccatcaaaatctttaaaaagggagATTAGAACAATTgaaggagaaaatatatacagagCGCACTGAACATACATTCACCCTGGTTATTGTAAGAGAAAAGCAACCCCACTGATGAATTCAGTAGATAAAAATTGAATTCCTAAAGCAGGAAACCTGAGATCTATAATAATTTTCCTGTAGAAAGGTTCATTGTTCTATAAGAATAAGTTTTTCAGTTGGTTTGTCtatcattttacttgtttttggtAGCATTGCCTGATTTAGGATCGTCATGGACAGCCTAGGAATTAACATCTTTGCAAGGATCCCAAGGTGGAGAGATTGTCATTTCGCCTATCTTCCCCACTTTCTCATCACCTTCTCTCACGCGCTTTCTTATCCTGCACTCACACTGAGGTGACTTCCAGAATCCCAggagaaatataaaaggaaggggaagggaaaggtcaAAGTTAAACAGAATGGAGAAGGAGGCCAAGTTGGAGAAACAGCAGGGTCTCTGTCAGGTGCCATGCAGGACTGTCTGTTCACGATCAGTCACCCTCCACTGTGGACCCACAGTTCATCCGGGGCTGCTGCAGACACAGCCCTGTCTGTCCAGTAATACGGGCCAAGGGCACTTCCCTTGTTTTCACTGGGTCGTAACCTTAGCCAGCCCTCATTTCTCCTATTCTAGTTGGTAACTGGCATGGCCCGGGCACCTTATTCCACTTAGAACATGGAAAACCACTCTATCTTTGAAGGTGTACTTCCCAATTGTTTTTTAGTCGCCAATGTCTAGGGCACTTGGGACCTCAGAGCATGAGAGCCATTTCCAGGTTTGTTGTTAACCTCACCCCAAACAgtactctctttctgccctccctcacccTAGGCCGGTGCTTCTTCCACCGGCCTCTTTGTCTCCTGTGCCAAATCTTCTTTTTTTGTCAGaatcctctttcttctttgctcagTGTATCCCTGaacagtgggagagggagggggtgggagagaggggaagggagagggggagggagagggtgagagagagagaaggaaaagtgagTGAGAAAGTCCAGGCTTTGTGACTTACTAAGGACTTTTGTCAAAGATGAAAGTATCAAAATATAccagacagaaatggaaaatggtgcTTTAAAGTAGGAACACATGTTTTgctttagaaaagtaaaaattgcaaaggattgttttcttctattgtattctctccccttttcctgatttttactTGGAGGCAACTCAAAATAAAAGGGATGGGATCTATTCCTCTACTATGCTATGCACTCTATTACCtttctaaaacatgaaaaatccAGAATTCCAAAGCAAATCTGACCCCAGATATTTGGGATAAGTACCTTCACTGCCACCATCCACTCCAGACTTGATTCTAATcacctcctaactggtctccttccttccaccctcgcTGCCCTTCAGTTTATTCTGAATGCTACACCTAGAGTGACAGTTAAAATCTAAGTCAATTCAAActactcctctgctcaaaaccctccaataaATCCTCCTTTCAACGGCCCACAGAGGCCTCCATGACCTGCCCCTTGCCATGCTGACATCACCCTGctggcttccttgctgttccCTGAACAGGCCTGGGATGTACATTgtactcctgcctcaggacctttgccctTGCTCTTTCCTTCAGATTACTGAAGTCAAGCTCCCTCATATAGGTCAGTCTTTACTCACATGGTACCTTCTAAGTGAGACTTCCGCTGACGATCTTTTCTAAAATTACGTCTTGCTCCAATATTTCCTTACCCCTCCTCTTTAGCAGTTAAGATTTATCCTAGGggtaaaagtgttttgttttgttttttccctctttggaCATCAAGAAAACTTGCCTTGAATATCTTTGAACTGTAGGCTGAAATTATTGCCTCCTAAGAGTTTTACGTGGTACTCTCATTCATCTTTAAGAGTCAGTGCTAAAGTACTGATACCATGCTCTTACACGTGAACTCATATCTCAAGGTTAAAAGTAATATGAATgaacttctttgttttaaaattcttttctaggATCTTTGTCAATTATTCTGCATCTCAGTGTTCAGGAGAAATCCATTTGTAATCACTTCTCATTTATCCAACAGGGTGGACTAAGCGCCCAAGCTTTTGTTCGTGTGGAAATAGAGGATGTGAATGATAACGCACCTGTCTTTAACCCATCAACCTATGTGATGAGCATTAGCGGCCAGACCCAGCCAGGCACCGAGATCATCAATGTTCTTGCCACTGACAGAGATTCTGGGATATATGGAACAGTGACTTATGAATTCATTCCCGGAGACCTGTCGTCCCTTTTCACCATTGACTCCACTACGGGTATGTGATCTTGGAACGGTTTTCCTCTGAAATCAGTAGCTTCTGCGTAACAGCCAGAAAATTGGCAAAAGTGCTTTTTTATTAGCAGGGATGCTGCAGGGCTCATTTCACCTTCCAGAAGGCAGTAAGGTATATTGTAAAGATCTGAGACTTCGTGGTTAGATGAGACTTGGGTGGGAGTTCAAGCCTTGTTTCCTACTGGTCTTATGATCTTTCTTGGCCTCAGTCTCTTTACTTTAAAAGAAGTGCTcttggggtacatgggtggctcagtcaggtaagtgctgacttcggctcaggtcgtgatctcacagttcatgagttcaagccccatgttgggctctgtgctgacagctgagagcctggagcctgcttctgatcctgtgtctcctctctctgcccctcccccattcacactctgcttctctcaaaaataaaataaacattagaaaaaaaatttaaaagtagtgCTCTTAATCCCTATGTGGCAAGGTTTTCTGAGTATTAAAGGCAGCCAATTATGAGAAACAGCTGGCCAAtagtatttattttgcaaatgttcATTTACTCTGTTCATATGATCTTGCCATCTGTGGATGATTTCCATCATTTCAGTGTATTAATAGATAATATTAGTACAAAGAGCATTGCATGGACATCCAAAGTAGATCCCTTTCTTCTACTAGGTCTGGCATTCTCTAGTATCTTTGGGTCTTAGCTTCCATGTTGTTAAAATGGTACCTAAAGCGACATTTAGTTCTCTAATATGGTAACTGCACCTGCCAGACAAGTTCAGTGGGTAAACTGAATCTTCtagaaataatcaaaatacaGGAGGTTATCATTCCCTTCTTACTGGTTTATTGGTAAAgtaatgtttgaaatatttgattacaagaaaataggaaatttcaAGTACACTGTATTACATTGTAATACTTTTCAGATAGTAGAGATACTCTGGTCCTGAAATGAtgcaacaaaaaaaccccattttttcttttacatttttccttcttttatattttttaaatttaatcttacCTTATTGTAGTAAGAACAGTTAACATGGGTTCTGCCCTCTTAACAGACTTTTAAGTATACAATGCATTATTGTTGTTGACTCTAGGCACAGCATATAGcaaatctctagaacttactcatcttgcttcactgaaactttatgcccatGGAGTAGCAatttcccatttctccttccttgctAACCTCttgcaaccaccattccactctttgATTTTATGACTCTGACTATTTTAGAGACCTCGTGTAAGTGGAATAATGCAGTATTTGTGCTTCTGTTACTGGCttcattcactcaacataatgtctTCCGGgctcatccatgtttttgcatattgcaggatttccttctgtttcaagactgaataatattccatcggaTGCAAataccacgttttctttatccatccatctatggatagacatttaggttgtttccacaacTTGCCTGTTGTGAACAGTACTTCAGTGCTCATggaagtgcagatatctctttgagattacatttctcttcttctttttttaatgttcatttatttattttgagagagagcgagcaagcagcagagggaagtagagagagaaggaaagagagaatcccaagcaggctctgcactgtcagggcagagcctgacgcggggctcaatctcacgaattgtgagatcatgacctgagccgaaatcaaagagttggacacttaactgactgagccacccaggcgccccgagtttatatttcttcttaaagtaCCTGACCGGAGCATGAGTAGAATATGTTTCTATTGTGATGATGGTAATGTCAGGTGCTACAATAGGCATTTTCTGTAGATGGTCTTTATTGGAGCTTCACAATCCCCTTTGCAACAACCAGATTCATTAGCAACAAACAGTAATTTACACAGGAAATCATCTACCAAGTGAGCTTGGCTTCTCACCCAGGCCTGGTAAGGGGAGAGTCACTAATTCTTGTTTGGAAGGTGCACTTGCATCCGATGTGTGTGACTGGCTGAGGGATTAGTTGTTTTTTACAATggcagtctcttttttttttttaatatatttttttttaacatttattcatttcttgagagacagagagagacagagcgtgaatgagggaggggcagagagagagggagacacagaatctgaagcaaccaccaggctctgaactgagagcacagagcctgacgcggggcttgaactcacaaactgtgagattgtgacctgagccgaagttggatgcttaaccgactgagccacccaggcgcccctacaatggCAGCCTTAATAAGGTAGA
Coding sequences:
- the LOC106982468 gene encoding LOW QUALITY PROTEIN: U1 small nuclear ribonucleoprotein C-like (The sequence of the model RefSeq protein was modified relative to this genomic sequence to represent the inferred CDS: deleted 1 base in 1 codon) codes for the protein MPKFYCDYCDTYLTHDSPSVRKTHCSGRKHKENVKDYYQKWMEEQAQSLIDKTTSAFQQGKIPPTPFSAPPPAGAMIPPPPSLPGPPRPGMMPAPYMGGPPMMPMMGPPPPRMMPVGPAPGMRPPMGGHMPMMPGPPMMRPPARPMMVPTRPGMTRPDR